A single region of the Neodiprion pinetum isolate iyNeoPine1 chromosome 5, iyNeoPine1.2, whole genome shotgun sequence genome encodes:
- the MED11 gene encoding mediator of RNA polymerase II transcription subunit 11: MTPPMERIQILESIEKDIIICLQSAGQAFVELSKEKSSLKQAESQTHQFLKTLGHVESKLSEQIHYLTQVSTGQPHEGSGYASQKVLQMAWHRLEHARSRVNELERIKNKHLHGRTVARSSQPQMLSSISLQPLSQSASNP, from the exons ATGACACCGCCAATGGAGAGAATCCAAATATTGGAATCAATTGAAAAGGACATAATTATATGTTTACAAAGTGCAG GTCAAGCATTCGTCGAGTTGAGTAAGGAGAAGTCGAGCCTGAAACAGGCTGAAAGTCAAACCCACCAATTCCTCAAGACTCTGGGACATGTGGAATCAAAACTGAGTGAACAAATACACTACTTGACCCAGGTGTCGACAG GTCAACCACATGAAGGGTCGGGATATGCCAGTCAGAAGGTTTTACAAATGGCATGGCACAGGCTGGAACATGCACGAAGCAGAGTCAACGAGCTTGAACGAATAAAGAACAAACACCTGCACGGCCGAACAGTTGCCAGATCTTCGCAGCCTCAAATGCTGTCCAGTATTTCCTTACAGCCCTTATCACAGTCTGCCTCAAATCCATAA
- the RtGEF gene encoding rho-type guanine exchange factor isoform X2, with protein MSKIDNPKLVVALFTFKGKNNDELCFRKGDVITITQMDDGGWWEGTLSDKTGWFPSNYVKEQKNSDSSHSSVKSSPEKTTQELAIQQRANRSVVLKDIIDSERANVAELQGLVNNFLKPLDTTGILTREEYKQLVGNILDVLEIHQHLLTSLEAACAQGSDARAGNLFLALAPRLKSIHIAYCASHPRAVCILDRFRDELNEFMEHCGAVTPGILVLTTGLSKPFRRLEKYSAMLQELERHMEKNHPDRGDTQRSVCVYREIAERCSAIRKQKELALTVLAGGIKGWEGEDLHTLGDIIYVGPVTLATGVDRRDRYFVLFSTTLLVLSTSQRMSSFVYEGKLPLTGIAVTKIDDTEDMKNGFEISGPMIESILAVCPSREERQQWIEYLTQEQRVNTAKSPSTMQHVSPLLNGKQPRMGVEGCLPPGIRSPWSIASLRPAPPLYSCKSFGKTDLLDAGGSMRIDERMFEEDAIILRVIEGYCATVNTRLTVHSAMLECEAVHKACDKMSIMHNRVGNWDGSENRSLSETVNTLKEQIIDLQSQMVLLTRQLNDERKSRLSLAATVKRSIAVMDASVS; from the exons ATGTCCAAGATTGATAATCCAAAGCTGGTCGTGGCGCTGTTCACGTTCAAGGGAAAGAACAACGACGAG TTGTGCTTCAGGAAGGGAGATGTCATCACCATTACTCAGATGGACGACGGCGGATGGTGGGAGGGCACGCTCAGTGACAAGACTGGATGGTTTCCCTCCAACTACGTCAAGGAGCAGAAAAATTCAG ACAGCAGCCATTCGTCAGTAAAATCCTCACCTGAAAAAACTACTCAAGAGTTGGCCATCCAGCAGAGAGCTAACCGAAGCGTGGTCTTGAAGGACATTATCGATTCAGAAAGAGCGAACGTCGCGGAGCTTCAGGGACTAGTTAACAACTTTCTAAAACCCTTAGACACAACCGGCAT ACTGACGAGGGAAGAGTACAAACAGCTGGTTGGGAACATACTCGACGTCCTGGAAATCCATCAACACCTTCTCACCAGTTTGGAGGCTGCCTGTGCTCAGGGTTCGGATGCTAGAGCAGGAAACCTCTTCTTGGCTTTGGCGCCGAGGCTCAAGTCCATTCACATTGCCTACTGTGCTTCCCATCCTCGAGCCGTTTGCATATTGGACAGATTCAG AGATGAGCTGAACGAGTTTATGGAACACTGCGGAGCCGTTACTCCTGGTATCCTTGTGCTAACGACTGGGTTAAGTAAGCCTTTTCGtagattggaaaaatattcggcCATGCTGCAAGAGTTGGAGAGGCATATGGAAAAGAATCACCCTGACAGAGGAGACACTCAGCGTAGCGTATGCGTCTATAGGGAAATAGCG GAAAGGTGCAGCGCAATAAGAAAACAGAAGGAATTAGCTTTGACGGTATTGGCGGGGGGAATAAAAGGCTGGGAGGGAGAAGACCTCCACACTCTAGGTGACATAATTTACGTCGGTCCTGTAACCCTTGCTACCGGAGTCGATCGCAGGGATCGATACTTTGTGCTTTTTTCCACAACGCTGCTTGTCTTGAGCACGAGCCAGAGAATGAGCTCCTTTGTCTACGAG GGCAAGCTTCCGTTGACTGGAATTGCAGTGACGAAAATCGATGACACGGAGGATATGAAGAACGGTTTTGAAATATCGG GACCAATGATCGAAAGTATACTCGCAGTCTGCCCTAGTCGAGAAGAGCGCCAGCAATGGATCGAATATCTGACCCAAGAGCAGCGTGTGAATACAGCAAAATCACCGTCGACGATGCAGCAC GTGAGTCCACTTCTGAATGGAAAACAACCACGGATGGGGGTGGAGGGCTGTCTTCCTCCAGGAATTAGATCGCCCTGGTCAATCGCCTCGCTGCGACCAGCCCCCCCTCTGTACTCCTGCAAAAGTTTTGGCAAGACGGACCTATTGGACGCCGGCGGTTCAATGCGAATCG ATGAGCGGATGTTCGAGGAGGATGCCATCATATTGAGAGTTATAGAAGGCTACTGTGCCACTGTTAATACTCGACTCACGGTGCACTCTG cCATGCTAGAATGCGAAGCAGTCCATAAAGCTTGCGATAAAATGTCGATAATGCATAATAGAGTTGGAAATTGGGATGGAAGTGAAAACAG gaGTCTATCGGAGACGGTTAATACTCTGAAGGAACAGATAATCGACTTGCAGTCGCAAATGGTGCTTCTAACGAGACAGCTGAATGATGAAAGGAAGTCACGCCTCTCCTTAGCTGCTACGGTTAAACGCAGTATTGCTGTTATGGATGCTTCTGTGTCCTGA
- the RtGEF gene encoding rho-type guanine exchange factor isoform X1 — translation MSKIDNPKLVVALFTFKGKNNDELCFRKGDVITITQMDDGGWWEGTLSDKTGWFPSNYVKEQKNSDSSHSSVKSSPEKTTQELAIQQRANRSVVLKDIIDSERANVAELQGLVNNFLKPLDTTGILTREEYKQLVGNILDVLEIHQHLLTSLEAACAQGSDARAGNLFLALAPRLKSIHIAYCASHPRAVCILDRFRDELNEFMEHCGAVTPGILVLTTGLSKPFRRLEKYSAMLQELERHMEKNHPDRGDTQRSVCVYREIAERCSAIRKQKELALTVLAGGIKGWEGEDLHTLGDIIYVGPVTLATGVDRRDRYFVLFSTTLLVLSTSQRMSSFVYEGKLPLTGIAVTKIDDTEDMKNGFEISGPMIESILAVCPSREERQQWIEYLTQEQRVNTAKSPSTMQHVSPLLNGKQPRMGVEGCLPPGIRSPWSIASLRPAPPLYSCKSFGKTDLLDAGGSMRIGNERMFEEDAIILRVIEGYCATVNTRLTVHSAMLECEAVHKACDKMSIMHNRVGNWDGSENRSLSETVNTLKEQIIDLQSQMVLLTRQLNDERKSRLSLAATVKRSIAVMDASVS, via the exons ATGTCCAAGATTGATAATCCAAAGCTGGTCGTGGCGCTGTTCACGTTCAAGGGAAAGAACAACGACGAG TTGTGCTTCAGGAAGGGAGATGTCATCACCATTACTCAGATGGACGACGGCGGATGGTGGGAGGGCACGCTCAGTGACAAGACTGGATGGTTTCCCTCCAACTACGTCAAGGAGCAGAAAAATTCAG ACAGCAGCCATTCGTCAGTAAAATCCTCACCTGAAAAAACTACTCAAGAGTTGGCCATCCAGCAGAGAGCTAACCGAAGCGTGGTCTTGAAGGACATTATCGATTCAGAAAGAGCGAACGTCGCGGAGCTTCAGGGACTAGTTAACAACTTTCTAAAACCCTTAGACACAACCGGCAT ACTGACGAGGGAAGAGTACAAACAGCTGGTTGGGAACATACTCGACGTCCTGGAAATCCATCAACACCTTCTCACCAGTTTGGAGGCTGCCTGTGCTCAGGGTTCGGATGCTAGAGCAGGAAACCTCTTCTTGGCTTTGGCGCCGAGGCTCAAGTCCATTCACATTGCCTACTGTGCTTCCCATCCTCGAGCCGTTTGCATATTGGACAGATTCAG AGATGAGCTGAACGAGTTTATGGAACACTGCGGAGCCGTTACTCCTGGTATCCTTGTGCTAACGACTGGGTTAAGTAAGCCTTTTCGtagattggaaaaatattcggcCATGCTGCAAGAGTTGGAGAGGCATATGGAAAAGAATCACCCTGACAGAGGAGACACTCAGCGTAGCGTATGCGTCTATAGGGAAATAGCG GAAAGGTGCAGCGCAATAAGAAAACAGAAGGAATTAGCTTTGACGGTATTGGCGGGGGGAATAAAAGGCTGGGAGGGAGAAGACCTCCACACTCTAGGTGACATAATTTACGTCGGTCCTGTAACCCTTGCTACCGGAGTCGATCGCAGGGATCGATACTTTGTGCTTTTTTCCACAACGCTGCTTGTCTTGAGCACGAGCCAGAGAATGAGCTCCTTTGTCTACGAG GGCAAGCTTCCGTTGACTGGAATTGCAGTGACGAAAATCGATGACACGGAGGATATGAAGAACGGTTTTGAAATATCGG GACCAATGATCGAAAGTATACTCGCAGTCTGCCCTAGTCGAGAAGAGCGCCAGCAATGGATCGAATATCTGACCCAAGAGCAGCGTGTGAATACAGCAAAATCACCGTCGACGATGCAGCAC GTGAGTCCACTTCTGAATGGAAAACAACCACGGATGGGGGTGGAGGGCTGTCTTCCTCCAGGAATTAGATCGCCCTGGTCAATCGCCTCGCTGCGACCAGCCCCCCCTCTGTACTCCTGCAAAAGTTTTGGCAAGACGGACCTATTGGACGCCGGCGGTTCAATGCGAATCGGTA ATGAGCGGATGTTCGAGGAGGATGCCATCATATTGAGAGTTATAGAAGGCTACTGTGCCACTGTTAATACTCGACTCACGGTGCACTCTG cCATGCTAGAATGCGAAGCAGTCCATAAAGCTTGCGATAAAATGTCGATAATGCATAATAGAGTTGGAAATTGGGATGGAAGTGAAAACAG gaGTCTATCGGAGACGGTTAATACTCTGAAGGAACAGATAATCGACTTGCAGTCGCAAATGGTGCTTCTAACGAGACAGCTGAATGATGAAAGGAAGTCACGCCTCTCCTTAGCTGCTACGGTTAAACGCAGTATTGCTGTTATGGATGCTTCTGTGTCCTGA
- the RtGEF gene encoding rho-type guanine exchange factor isoform X4, producing the protein MSKIDNPKLVVALFTFKGKNNDELCFRKGDVITITQMDDGGWWEGTLSDKTGWFPSNYVKEQKNSDSSHSSVKSSPEKTTQELAIQQRANRSVVLKDIIDSERANVAELQGLVNNFLKPLDTTGILTREEYKQLVGNILDVLEIHQHLLTSLEAACAQGSDARAGNLFLALAPRLKSIHIAYCASHPRAVCILDRFRDELNEFMEHCGAVTPGILVLTTGLSKPFRRLEKYSAMLQELERHMEKNHPDRGDTQRSVCVYREIAERCSAIRKQKELALTVLAGGIKGWEGEDLHTLGDIIYVGPVTLATGVDRRDRYFVLFSTTLLVLSTSQRMSSFVYEGKLPLTGIAVTKIDDTEDMKNGFEISGPMIESILAVCPSREERQQWIEYLTQEQRVNTAKSPSTMQHVSPLLNGKQPRMGVEGCLPPGIRSPWSIASLRPAPPLYSCKSFGKTDLLDAGGSMRIDERMFEEDAIILRVIEGYCATVNTRLTVHSGVYRRRLIL; encoded by the exons ATGTCCAAGATTGATAATCCAAAGCTGGTCGTGGCGCTGTTCACGTTCAAGGGAAAGAACAACGACGAG TTGTGCTTCAGGAAGGGAGATGTCATCACCATTACTCAGATGGACGACGGCGGATGGTGGGAGGGCACGCTCAGTGACAAGACTGGATGGTTTCCCTCCAACTACGTCAAGGAGCAGAAAAATTCAG ACAGCAGCCATTCGTCAGTAAAATCCTCACCTGAAAAAACTACTCAAGAGTTGGCCATCCAGCAGAGAGCTAACCGAAGCGTGGTCTTGAAGGACATTATCGATTCAGAAAGAGCGAACGTCGCGGAGCTTCAGGGACTAGTTAACAACTTTCTAAAACCCTTAGACACAACCGGCAT ACTGACGAGGGAAGAGTACAAACAGCTGGTTGGGAACATACTCGACGTCCTGGAAATCCATCAACACCTTCTCACCAGTTTGGAGGCTGCCTGTGCTCAGGGTTCGGATGCTAGAGCAGGAAACCTCTTCTTGGCTTTGGCGCCGAGGCTCAAGTCCATTCACATTGCCTACTGTGCTTCCCATCCTCGAGCCGTTTGCATATTGGACAGATTCAG AGATGAGCTGAACGAGTTTATGGAACACTGCGGAGCCGTTACTCCTGGTATCCTTGTGCTAACGACTGGGTTAAGTAAGCCTTTTCGtagattggaaaaatattcggcCATGCTGCAAGAGTTGGAGAGGCATATGGAAAAGAATCACCCTGACAGAGGAGACACTCAGCGTAGCGTATGCGTCTATAGGGAAATAGCG GAAAGGTGCAGCGCAATAAGAAAACAGAAGGAATTAGCTTTGACGGTATTGGCGGGGGGAATAAAAGGCTGGGAGGGAGAAGACCTCCACACTCTAGGTGACATAATTTACGTCGGTCCTGTAACCCTTGCTACCGGAGTCGATCGCAGGGATCGATACTTTGTGCTTTTTTCCACAACGCTGCTTGTCTTGAGCACGAGCCAGAGAATGAGCTCCTTTGTCTACGAG GGCAAGCTTCCGTTGACTGGAATTGCAGTGACGAAAATCGATGACACGGAGGATATGAAGAACGGTTTTGAAATATCGG GACCAATGATCGAAAGTATACTCGCAGTCTGCCCTAGTCGAGAAGAGCGCCAGCAATGGATCGAATATCTGACCCAAGAGCAGCGTGTGAATACAGCAAAATCACCGTCGACGATGCAGCAC GTGAGTCCACTTCTGAATGGAAAACAACCACGGATGGGGGTGGAGGGCTGTCTTCCTCCAGGAATTAGATCGCCCTGGTCAATCGCCTCGCTGCGACCAGCCCCCCCTCTGTACTCCTGCAAAAGTTTTGGCAAGACGGACCTATTGGACGCCGGCGGTTCAATGCGAATCG ATGAGCGGATGTTCGAGGAGGATGCCATCATATTGAGAGTTATAGAAGGCTACTGTGCCACTGTTAATACTCGACTCACGGTGCACTCTG gaGTCTATCGGAGACGGTTAATACTCTGA
- the RtGEF gene encoding rho-type guanine exchange factor isoform X3: MSKIDNPKLVVALFTFKGKNNDELCFRKGDVITITQMDDGGWWEGTLSDKTGWFPSNYVKEQKNSDSSHSSVKSSPEKTTQELAIQQRANRSVVLKDIIDSERANVAELQGLVNNFLKPLDTTGILTREEYKQLVGNILDVLEIHQHLLTSLEAACAQGSDARAGNLFLALAPRLKSIHIAYCASHPRAVCILDRFRDELNEFMEHCGAVTPGILVLTTGLSKPFRRLEKYSAMLQELERHMEKNHPDRGDTQRSVCVYREIAERCSAIRKQKELALTVLAGGIKGWEGEDLHTLGDIIYVGPVTLATGVDRRDRYFVLFSTTLLVLSTSQRMSSFVYEGKLPLTGIAVTKIDDTEDMKNGFEISGPMIESILAVCPSREERQQWIEYLTQEQRVNTAKSPSTMQHVSPLLNGKQPRMGVEGCLPPGIRSPWSIASLRPAPPLYSCKSFGKTDLLDAGGSMRIGNERMFEEDAIILRVIEGYCATVNTRLTVHSGVYRRRLIL, from the exons ATGTCCAAGATTGATAATCCAAAGCTGGTCGTGGCGCTGTTCACGTTCAAGGGAAAGAACAACGACGAG TTGTGCTTCAGGAAGGGAGATGTCATCACCATTACTCAGATGGACGACGGCGGATGGTGGGAGGGCACGCTCAGTGACAAGACTGGATGGTTTCCCTCCAACTACGTCAAGGAGCAGAAAAATTCAG ACAGCAGCCATTCGTCAGTAAAATCCTCACCTGAAAAAACTACTCAAGAGTTGGCCATCCAGCAGAGAGCTAACCGAAGCGTGGTCTTGAAGGACATTATCGATTCAGAAAGAGCGAACGTCGCGGAGCTTCAGGGACTAGTTAACAACTTTCTAAAACCCTTAGACACAACCGGCAT ACTGACGAGGGAAGAGTACAAACAGCTGGTTGGGAACATACTCGACGTCCTGGAAATCCATCAACACCTTCTCACCAGTTTGGAGGCTGCCTGTGCTCAGGGTTCGGATGCTAGAGCAGGAAACCTCTTCTTGGCTTTGGCGCCGAGGCTCAAGTCCATTCACATTGCCTACTGTGCTTCCCATCCTCGAGCCGTTTGCATATTGGACAGATTCAG AGATGAGCTGAACGAGTTTATGGAACACTGCGGAGCCGTTACTCCTGGTATCCTTGTGCTAACGACTGGGTTAAGTAAGCCTTTTCGtagattggaaaaatattcggcCATGCTGCAAGAGTTGGAGAGGCATATGGAAAAGAATCACCCTGACAGAGGAGACACTCAGCGTAGCGTATGCGTCTATAGGGAAATAGCG GAAAGGTGCAGCGCAATAAGAAAACAGAAGGAATTAGCTTTGACGGTATTGGCGGGGGGAATAAAAGGCTGGGAGGGAGAAGACCTCCACACTCTAGGTGACATAATTTACGTCGGTCCTGTAACCCTTGCTACCGGAGTCGATCGCAGGGATCGATACTTTGTGCTTTTTTCCACAACGCTGCTTGTCTTGAGCACGAGCCAGAGAATGAGCTCCTTTGTCTACGAG GGCAAGCTTCCGTTGACTGGAATTGCAGTGACGAAAATCGATGACACGGAGGATATGAAGAACGGTTTTGAAATATCGG GACCAATGATCGAAAGTATACTCGCAGTCTGCCCTAGTCGAGAAGAGCGCCAGCAATGGATCGAATATCTGACCCAAGAGCAGCGTGTGAATACAGCAAAATCACCGTCGACGATGCAGCAC GTGAGTCCACTTCTGAATGGAAAACAACCACGGATGGGGGTGGAGGGCTGTCTTCCTCCAGGAATTAGATCGCCCTGGTCAATCGCCTCGCTGCGACCAGCCCCCCCTCTGTACTCCTGCAAAAGTTTTGGCAAGACGGACCTATTGGACGCCGGCGGTTCAATGCGAATCGGTA ATGAGCGGATGTTCGAGGAGGATGCCATCATATTGAGAGTTATAGAAGGCTACTGTGCCACTGTTAATACTCGACTCACGGTGCACTCTG gaGTCTATCGGAGACGGTTAATACTCTGA